From the Arvicola amphibius chromosome 2, mArvAmp1.2, whole genome shotgun sequence genome, one window contains:
- the Tmem52b gene encoding transmembrane protein 52B isoform X2, whose amino-acid sequence MIVRLLKAADVTIFLSVIISFPQLSGARCEENCVNAEHCLSTDWVHLWYIWLLVVVGALLLLCGLTSVCFRCCLSRPENGEDGAPPPYEVTVIAFDHDSTLQSTITSLQSVFGPAARRILAVTHAHSSLGQLPSSLDTLPGYEEALGMSRFTVARCGPKAPDLPSVPEEKQLPPPGKDPPQLELPSH is encoded by the exons ATGATTGTCAGGCTGCTGAAGGCTGCAGATGTGACCATTTTCCTGTCTGTGATTATTTCCTTCCCACAGCTTTCTGGAGCCAGATGTGAGGAGAATTGTGTCAACGCTGAACA TTGCTTGTCCACTGACTGGGTGCATCTCTGGTATATATG GTTGCTGGTGGTAGTTGGTGCGTTGCTTCTCCTGTGCGGCCTGACTTCAGTATGCTTCCGCTGCTGTCTAAGCCGTCCAGAAAATGGGGAAGATGGGGCCCCACCACCCTATGAAGTGACCGTCATTGCTTTTGACCATGACAGCACTCTCCAGAGTACCATCACAT CACTTCAGTCTGTGTTTGGCCCTGCAGCTCGGAGAATACTGGCGGTGACTCATGCACACAGCTCCCTGGGCCAGCTGCCGTCCTCCCTTGACACACTCCCAGGCTATGAGGAAGCTCTTGGCATGAGCCGCTTCACAGTGGCAAGGTGCGGGCCGAAAGCTCCTGACTTACCCTCAGTGCCAGAGGAAAAGCAGCTGCCTCCCCCAGGGAAGGACCCTCCTCAGCTGGAACTCCCGTCACACTGA
- the Tmem52b gene encoding transmembrane protein 52B isoform X1 → MTLLDQVFNLMAVRARVVMTSVLVYFIQLSGARCEENCVNAEHCLSTDWVHLWYIWLLVVVGALLLLCGLTSVCFRCCLSRPENGEDGAPPPYEVTVIAFDHDSTLQSTITSLQSVFGPAARRILAVTHAHSSLGQLPSSLDTLPGYEEALGMSRFTVARCGPKAPDLPSVPEEKQLPPPGKDPPQLELPSH, encoded by the exons ATGACACTTCTGGACCAGGTGTTCAACCTAATGGCAGTCCGCGCCCGAGTGGTGATGACCTCTGTCCTGGTTTACTTCATCCAG CTTTCTGGAGCCAGATGTGAGGAGAATTGTGTCAACGCTGAACA TTGCTTGTCCACTGACTGGGTGCATCTCTGGTATATATG GTTGCTGGTGGTAGTTGGTGCGTTGCTTCTCCTGTGCGGCCTGACTTCAGTATGCTTCCGCTGCTGTCTAAGCCGTCCAGAAAATGGGGAAGATGGGGCCCCACCACCCTATGAAGTGACCGTCATTGCTTTTGACCATGACAGCACTCTCCAGAGTACCATCACAT CACTTCAGTCTGTGTTTGGCCCTGCAGCTCGGAGAATACTGGCGGTGACTCATGCACACAGCTCCCTGGGCCAGCTGCCGTCCTCCCTTGACACACTCCCAGGCTATGAGGAAGCTCTTGGCATGAGCCGCTTCACAGTGGCAAGGTGCGGGCCGAAAGCTCCTGACTTACCCTCAGTGCCAGAGGAAAAGCAGCTGCCTCCCCCAGGGAAGGACCCTCCTCAGCTGGAACTCCCGTCACACTGA